The sequence TCAAGGGAGCTTGAAGAACAGCTCAGACAATCTCAGAAAATGGAAATTGTCGGTCAGCTTGCCGGAGGAATAGCCCATGATTTCAATAATCTGCTGGGGGGAATCCAGGGGATGATCAGTGTTATGGAGCTGGACCTTGAGGATGTCAGTGATCAGAGTGCCAGACTCTGTGAGATTACCAAGCTTATTTCCCGGGCCTCGGATCTAACATCCAAGCTGCTCTCATTTTCCAGAAAGGGAAAGATGGTAAGCAACTCTTTTGATTTTCATTCCATTATTGATGAAACAAGAGATCTACTGCTGCATATCTTTCCCGGGAATATAAAGATTGAGTGTGAATTAAATGCTTCAGAAAGTCATATTCAGGGTGACCCGACAGAAATCCAGAGAGTTCTGATGAATCTGGCCCTTAATGCAAGAGATGCGATACAGGGTGAAGGAATCTTGAATTATTCTACTGTGAATCTGGCCGAAGGGACACAAATTGAGACATTGACAGGGCCAGTCCGGCTTGAGACTGATTTCTTTTATCTCAGGGTTTCAGACACAGGCAGCGGCATCCCTGCAGATATTATCAATCATGTTTTTGAACCGTTTTTCTCTACAAAAGATCTGGGTCAGGGCTCCGGCCTTGGATTGTCTGCAGTGTATGGATCTCTTCTGGAACATCACGGATTTATCCATCTGAAAAGTACCGAGGATAAAGGGACAGTTTTCTCTCTTTACTATCCACTGGCTGATTAAAAAGAAAAACAGCTTGACGAGAAAGGCAATTTATCCGAAGTTTAAATGATGAGTAAGGTTTCAAGAAAGTTTAATACTCTGCTCATCCTGTCTGTAGCACTGTCAGTATTCTTTTCTTCAATGACCGTAACGGTTTATCTTCTTTTTCGCGCTGAAAAAGATACCCATGAAAAGAATCTGATTCATCTCCAGGGGCTAGCTGAAAATATCCGGGCATTCCTGGACCATGGTGTCACTCTGAATTATCAGCTTTCCATAAATCCGGAGATTAAAGATTCCATCCTGGAAGCAGAAGAAGACTGGGATACCAGAAGAGAGAACTACAGCAGAAATTATAATACTGATACAGCAGTACAGGATCTTTTCGGAACTCCATTACTGAGCATGCTGCAGCAGCAATATGATTTTGTTGAACTTTTCTTTGTTCAGGATAAACAGGGGTTTCAGACTGCCCGCTCTTTCGGTGCCCTAGGTCAGAGGACCGACCGCTGGTGGTTTAAGAAGATGGCGGTCAATCAGGACTATAGATCCTTCTTATCACACTCATATTATTCCCTGACCGGAGGCAAGCCGGTCGCCTCAATCTTTCATCCCATAATGGATGAAGGTCAGTTTATCGGGATCATGGGGATGGATATCAATTTTGATAAGCTTCAGGAAATTGTAGAATCCTACATGGTTCTGGAAGATATATATGCCATCGTCACAGATATGGAAGGTGTGGTAATCGCACATCCGGATTCTCAGTACAGTTCTGAAATATATAATCTCAAGGATATGACCCGCTCAGTTCTCAAAGATCAGGATTCATCACTTAATGTTGGTGGATACAGGGATCTGGAAGTAAGTGATATTAACTGGCCTGAAGAGATGAGAGAGGCAGTGCTTAGGGGAATTTCCGGAGAGAAGGGTTTTTATGAAAATGTAATTTTCCCTGAGGGTGCACAGAATGTTTATTTTGCTCCCATTGCTCTGTCTGGAACCGTAAATATGAATTCCAATTATGTCGTTTTTCTGGTGCATGACAGATCACCGATTCTGCGAACCAGAAACACCATATTTATTTATATTCTAATTTTTATCCTCTCCATCATCCTTATTCTTTACTATATTTTTAAAGGACGATTTAATCAAAATATTATCGCTCCACTGGAAGTTTTGATAGATTCCATGAAGGATCTCGATTTTGAGCATTTTGAAGAGATCGATCTGATTACGGATGATGAGTTTTCTCTTCTTTCCAGCAGTTATAACCGATTGAGGCGTAAGCTGGCCGATGCCAATAATGAGCTAAAGAACAAAGTGGATTTTCTGAAAGAGAGTGAAGGCGGATATAAGGCATTTGCCGATATAGGGCTGGCTCTCTCCACAGAGAAGAATGTAGATAAATTAATGGAATTGATCCTTGATGAAGCCAGAAAGCTTACCAGAGCCGATGGCGGTACTCTTTACCTTTACAATGAAGAGGATGACTGTCTGGAGTTTTCAATACTTCACAACGAGACCATGGGCTCCCGCCTGGGAGGGACCAGCGGCAATCCGGTAACCCTTCCACCTGTACCCCTGAGTAAAGAAGACGGAACACCGAATAAATCAAATGCCTCCTCTCATGCTGCCATTACGGGTGAGATTATCAATATTCATGATGTCTATAAAGCGGAAAATTTCGATTTTTCAGGAACCCAGACCTATGATCGTCTTAACAATTACCATTCTAAATCAATGCTTGTAATTCCTATGAAAAATATGTCCGGGCTCCTCATCGGTGTAATCCAGCTTATTAATGCCCGTGAGAGGGATACGCCCCGTGTTCAGCCCTTCAGTGAATTTTCAGAGACACTGATTGTCTCATTGGCTTCTCAGGCGGCTGTTGCTCTGACTAATGTTGAGCTTAACAAGGATCTGGAAGAGCTGTTCCACGCCTTTATGCGGAGTATTGCCACGGCTGTTGATGAAAAGTCGGCATTTACCGGCGGTCATATCACCAGGGTTGTAATTCTTACCATGCTTATTGCAGAGGGTATGAACAGAGATGATTCCACAGCTTTTGCAGGTAAAACATTCAATCAGGAAGAGATGGAAGAACTGAAAATGGCGGCCTGGATGCATGATATTGGTAAAGTCACGACTCCAGAGAGTGTGATGGATAAGAAGACCAAGCTTGAGGGAATGCAGGACAGAATCGAGCTTATCGAATCCCGTTACAGGATGATCTGCGGGTCCATCAAGACAGCCGATGATAACTGTGATCATGAGCAAATGAAAGAGGAGATGGAGTTCCTGAGACAGTGTAATCTCAGTGGAGAGTTCCTTTCCGATGATAAACTGGAAAGGCTTAAGACCATCAGTAAAAAGACCTATGTCGCAGAGGGGCAGGAGTATCCCTATATTACAGAGAATGAACTCTATAATCTGTCTATCAGAAAGGGGAATCTAACTCCTGAAGAAAGAAAACAGATCGAACATCATGCGGCAATGACAAGAAATATTCTGGCGGAACTGAAATTTCCCGGTCATCTTTCCATGGTAGGAGACTATGCTTCCATGCATCATGAAAAACTGGACGGTTCCGGTTATCCTGAAGGGCTGAAGGGTGAGGATATTCCTCTGCAGGCCAGAATTATATCTGTTGCCGATATCTTTGAAGCCCTTACAGCAAAAGATAGACCCTACAGACAGCCAATGAAACTCTCAAAGGCTCTCAGTATCATGGATTTTATGATAAAAGACGGTCATATAGACGCCGATGTGTTTACTTCGTTCAAATCAAGCGGCGCCATGAAGCGTTATGCCGATGAAGAACTGAACCCGGAGCAGGTTGACCTGGAACTTCCGGATTCAGCTGAATAAAGGGTCTCAATTCAAAGCTGCTATTCCTCTTTGAACTTCTATTTTAATGTCTCAACCGCTGCTCTTTCGATGGAGAGTCCCTTATGGTATCTCTCAAAGAAGGCATTGAATCCTTTGACATCGGAAGGATCGGGTTTTACTGCTGTTCCCATGCTTTCGGCGAAGACCTTATTCAGGTATTCAGGAAGTGATTCTTTACTTTTATTCACCATAAAAGAGGCCAGAAGGGCAATCCCCCAGGCTCCGCCTTCGCCGGCAGTCTCCAGTATGGATATGGGGGTGTTTGTGGCTGCAGCCATTATCTTCTGTCCTACTTCCGCAGCCTTGAAGAAACCGCCGTGACCGCGTATTTCATCTACGTCCACCTTCTCTTCATCAATAAGAATATTGAGACCGGTTTTCAGAGCACAGAGTGATGTAAATAGATGGGTCCTTATAAAGTTGGGCAGTGTAAAACTGCTTCCTTCTGAACGGGCAAAGAGAGGTCTTCCTTCACTGAATCCTGTCATATGTTCTCCCGAGATATAACCGTAGGCCAGAAGTCCTCCGCAGTCGGGATCTCCCTTGAGTGCCTGTTCAAGGAGAGTATCGTAGAGAACGGGAGTGGATACATCCATTCCCAGTGCTTTTGCCGCTTCACCGAAGAGTGAAATCCAGGCATCGTAGTCGGATGTACAGTTGTTGGAATGAGCCATACCCACCAGCTGTCCGTCAGGGGTTGTGATCAGGTCAATCTCATTGTGTACCCTGGAAAGATCCTTTTCCAGAACGAGCATTGCAAAAACAGATGTCCCTGCTGATACGTTTCCTGTTCTAACGGCTACAGAATTGGTGGCTACCATGCCCGTGCCTGCATCCCCTTCAGGGGGGCAGAGGGGAATTCCTGCCTCCAGTTCTCCGGAGGAGTCAATAAGCCCGGCACCTTCTGCTGTGAGGGTTCCGGCCTGCTCTCCGGCAACAAGTACCTTCGGCATAATATCCTCAAGTTTCCATGAATAAGATTTATCCTTAAGCAGATTATCAAATTTCTGCATCATTTCCTTATCAAAGGTTTTTGTTTTCAGTTTGATGGGGAACATTCCGGAAGCCTCTCCCACACCCATGACCTTTTCACCGGTCAGTCTGTAATGGATATAACCTGCAAGGGTTGTGATGCAATCGATATCTTTTACATGTGGTTCATCAGCCAGAACAGACTGATAAAGATGAGCAATGCTCCAGCGCTGGGGAATATTGTAGGAGAAGGTTTCTGTAAGTTTTTCGGCGGCATCAGAGGTTATATTATTTCTCCATGTTCTGAAGGGGACAAGCTGTTTGTCATCTTTATCAAAGACCATATACCCGTGCATCATCCCGCTGAAACCTATGGCCTTGAAGGATTTTATCCCGGTTGAGAATTTTTGTTCCACATCCATTTTAAGACCGGCATAGGCCTTAGCTATACCATCCCAGACCTCATCAAGTGAGTAGGTCCATATTCCGTTTACCTGACTGTTTTCCCAGCCGTGCCCCCCGGAGGCAATAGGTTTATTATCCATATCAATAAGGACAGCCTTGATCCTTGTAGACCCCAGCTCAATTCCCAGAACGGTTTGCCCTGATTCAATCTGTGATTTAATATCCATCAAAAAAACCTCTTTACATATTTATATTTAGCATCTATCATTTGCGTTATCGATAACGCATTTTAATATCACTTTCTGATTCTGTCAATTAAAAAGGGTATTACAGAAACGGATAAGCTGATAAGCGGAGGAATTGCATAGAATGCCTACCATCAAAGATATTGCTGAAGCTGTAGGGGTTTCCATCGGGACGGTGGATCGGATCATCCATAAGCGGGGGCGTTATTCAGAAAAAACTGCTGAAAAAGTCAGGCGGGCTATGGTGGAGATGAACTACACACCAAATATCCATGCAAGAGGATTAAAGAAGACCAGACATTTCAACTTTTCTGCCGTTATTCCCCATGCCGGACAGGACAGCGGTTACTGGGAACTGGTCATTCGGGGAATCAGTCATGCAGCCGCTGAGCTCAGCAGCTTCGGAAGCCATATTGAAGTTCTGACTTTTGACCGATATTCTCCTCAATCATGCAGTGATGTGATGGAAAAAGCCTGCCGCCTGGGACCGGACGGCCTGCTTATTGCTCCCGTACGTCCGGAGGAAGTGAAGAACTGCCTGTATGATAAGTCTATTCCCTATCTTTTCATTGACTCCGATATCCCGGAATTGACCGAAAAAATCAGTTATATCGGTCAGGATTCCTATCAAAGTGGAATCCTCTCGGGAAAACTGATGAGTCTGCTCCTTGCCGGCAGAGAAAATACGGCTGTCATGCTGATTGAGCCTCCCGGCAGTAACCCTCATCTTAAAAAGAGAATAAAGGGATTCTGTGACTATATGGCAGAAAACCGTCCGGACTGCCGCCTCCTTGATGTGAAGGAAGAGGTAGATGATGAGGCTAGTTTTCACCGCTATCTGGATGCTTTTGAAAAGGAATCTGAAATTCTGCCCCAGGGTATATTTGTTGCCAACTCCACGGTCTATTACGCAGCCTCATGGCTGGATAAAAAAGGGCCCTCCTTTAAAAAAGTGCCTCTTATCGGTTACGACCTTATTCCCGGCAGGGAAGAGTATATCGAGAATGGTCTGATCGATTTCATCCTTACACAGCAGCCTGAGGATCAGGGCTACAGAGG comes from Oceanispirochaeta sp. M1 and encodes:
- a CDS encoding HD domain-containing phosphohydrolase, which gives rise to MSKVSRKFNTLLILSVALSVFFSSMTVTVYLLFRAEKDTHEKNLIHLQGLAENIRAFLDHGVTLNYQLSINPEIKDSILEAEEDWDTRRENYSRNYNTDTAVQDLFGTPLLSMLQQQYDFVELFFVQDKQGFQTARSFGALGQRTDRWWFKKMAVNQDYRSFLSHSYYSLTGGKPVASIFHPIMDEGQFIGIMGMDINFDKLQEIVESYMVLEDIYAIVTDMEGVVIAHPDSQYSSEIYNLKDMTRSVLKDQDSSLNVGGYRDLEVSDINWPEEMREAVLRGISGEKGFYENVIFPEGAQNVYFAPIALSGTVNMNSNYVVFLVHDRSPILRTRNTIFIYILIFILSIILILYYIFKGRFNQNIIAPLEVLIDSMKDLDFEHFEEIDLITDDEFSLLSSSYNRLRRKLADANNELKNKVDFLKESEGGYKAFADIGLALSTEKNVDKLMELILDEARKLTRADGGTLYLYNEEDDCLEFSILHNETMGSRLGGTSGNPVTLPPVPLSKEDGTPNKSNASSHAAITGEIINIHDVYKAENFDFSGTQTYDRLNNYHSKSMLVIPMKNMSGLLIGVIQLINARERDTPRVQPFSEFSETLIVSLASQAAVALTNVELNKDLEELFHAFMRSIATAVDEKSAFTGGHITRVVILTMLIAEGMNRDDSTAFAGKTFNQEEMEELKMAAWMHDIGKVTTPESVMDKKTKLEGMQDRIELIESRYRMICGSIKTADDNCDHEQMKEEMEFLRQCNLSGEFLSDDKLERLKTISKKTYVAEGQEYPYITENELYNLSIRKGNLTPEERKQIEHHAAMTRNILAELKFPGHLSMVGDYASMHHEKLDGSGYPEGLKGEDIPLQARIISVADIFEALTAKDRPYRQPMKLSKALSIMDFMIKDGHIDADVFTSFKSSGAMKRYADEELNPEQVDLELPDSAE
- a CDS encoding xylulokinase encodes the protein MDIKSQIESGQTVLGIELGSTRIKAVLIDMDNKPIASGGHGWENSQVNGIWTYSLDEVWDGIAKAYAGLKMDVEQKFSTGIKSFKAIGFSGMMHGYMVFDKDDKQLVPFRTWRNNITSDAAEKLTETFSYNIPQRWSIAHLYQSVLADEPHVKDIDCITTLAGYIHYRLTGEKVMGVGEASGMFPIKLKTKTFDKEMMQKFDNLLKDKSYSWKLEDIMPKVLVAGEQAGTLTAEGAGLIDSSGELEAGIPLCPPEGDAGTGMVATNSVAVRTGNVSAGTSVFAMLVLEKDLSRVHNEIDLITTPDGQLVGMAHSNNCTSDYDAWISLFGEAAKALGMDVSTPVLYDTLLEQALKGDPDCGGLLAYGYISGEHMTGFSEGRPLFARSEGSSFTLPNFIRTHLFTSLCALKTGLNILIDEEKVDVDEIRGHGGFFKAAEVGQKIMAAATNTPISILETAGEGGAWGIALLASFMVNKSKESLPEYLNKVFAESMGTAVKPDPSDVKGFNAFFERYHKGLSIERAAVETLK
- a CDS encoding LacI family DNA-binding transcriptional regulator, whose product is MPTIKDIAEAVGVSIGTVDRIIHKRGRYSEKTAEKVRRAMVEMNYTPNIHARGLKKTRHFNFSAVIPHAGQDSGYWELVIRGISHAAAELSSFGSHIEVLTFDRYSPQSCSDVMEKACRLGPDGLLIAPVRPEEVKNCLYDKSIPYLFIDSDIPELTEKISYIGQDSYQSGILSGKLMSLLLAGRENTAVMLIEPPGSNPHLKKRIKGFCDYMAENRPDCRLLDVKEEVDDEASFHRYLDAFEKESEILPQGIFVANSTVYYAASWLDKKGPSFKKVPLIGYDLIPGREEYIENGLIDFILTQQPEDQGYRGVLQLYDRLVLNKEVQKEMIVPLNIITKENLHTFENYKKTSDKKGG